One window of Methanosarcinales archaeon genomic DNA carries:
- a CDS encoding bifunctional 5,6,7,8-tetrahydromethanopterin hydro-lyase/3-hexulose-6-phosphate synthase — protein sequence MFLVGEALIGEEPELAHVDIIIGDKNGPAGQAFANGFTQLSAGHTPLLSVIRPNLLTKPATLIVPKVTVKDMDDAAKIFGPAQTAVARAIADAMDEGIIPKEQAEDLVIVASVFIHPKADDYSKIYRYNYGATKLAVQRAMEGFPDVETLMHEKDRTMHPIMGFKVVRLWDPPYLQVAIDIPDIEFVKKVLKQLPQSDHLILEAGTPLIKRYGLNVVEQMREARPNAFIVADLKTLDTGNLEARMVADATADAVVISGLAPISTIEKAIKEAKKTGIYAYIDMLNVADPVKVLKELSVKPDVIELHRAIDAEDSAHAWSSIPELKKIHPKLLIAVAGGIGKLEEGAARVTDATDAGADIMVVGRAITKAKDVRSVAEIFLEEMHKAEIDQYRVMTDF from the coding sequence TTGTTTTTAGTAGGAGAAGCACTCATTGGTGAAGAACCAGAACTCGCACATGTTGATATTATTATCGGTGATAAAAACGGTCCGGCTGGACAGGCATTCGCCAACGGATTTACCCAGCTCTCAGCTGGTCATACCCCCTTATTATCTGTTATAAGACCCAACCTGCTCACAAAGCCAGCTACACTCATTGTACCCAAGGTTACGGTAAAAGATATGGATGATGCGGCCAAGATATTCGGCCCTGCCCAGACTGCCGTAGCACGAGCTATTGCCGATGCAATGGATGAAGGTATTATACCAAAGGAACAGGCTGAAGACCTGGTGATTGTGGCTAGCGTGTTCATTCATCCGAAAGCCGATGATTACAGCAAGATATACAGGTATAATTACGGTGCTACCAAACTGGCAGTACAAAGAGCAATGGAAGGATTCCCTGATGTGGAGACGTTAATGCACGAGAAGGACAGGACCATGCACCCGATCATGGGATTCAAGGTTGTCAGGTTGTGGGACCCGCCATATCTTCAGGTCGCCATCGACATCCCGGATATAGAATTCGTGAAAAAGGTATTGAAGCAGCTACCACAAAGCGACCACCTCATTCTGGAAGCGGGCACGCCTCTTATCAAGAGGTATGGTTTAAACGTTGTAGAGCAGATGCGTGAGGCCCGACCTAACGCCTTTATTGTGGCTGACCTGAAGACCCTGGACACAGGCAACCTGGAAGCTAGAATGGTAGCAGACGCAACCGCAGATGCTGTTGTCATCTCAGGACTTGCACCTATATCAACTATTGAGAAGGCTATAAAAGAAGCTAAGAAAACCGGTATTTATGCATATATCGATATGCTGAATGTAGCAGATCCTGTGAAGGTGCTAAAGGAATTGAGTGTCAAGCCGGATGTTATCGAACTTCACAGAGCCATTGATGCAGAGGACAGCGCACATGCATGGAGTAGTATCCCAGAATTGAAGAAAATCCATCCAAAATTACTGATAGCTGTAGCAGGCGGTATTGGCAAGCTTGAAGAAGGTGCAGCCAGAGTGACGGACGCAACTGATGCTGGTGCCGATATCATGGTTGTTGGCAGAGCCATTACCAAGGCAAAGGATGTTAGATCAGTTGCTGAGATTTTCCTAGAAGAAATGCATAAAGCAGAGATCGATCAATATAGAGTTATGACTGATTTCTAG